From a single Ooceraea biroi isolate clonal line C1 chromosome 12, Obir_v5.4, whole genome shotgun sequence genomic region:
- the LOC113563060 gene encoding uncharacterized protein LOC113563060, giving the protein MLRKCTIMEDVEYFLPDSQPSTEEEESEKPSLSTSDEEYMQPAKISTFDRVSFDTKLKIVMTAREHPKWSFKTLQQRFKQDLRHNSDVVRFRNEILSGGTFFDKIETVKKNVYDRFVEARDSKQLITRRQLQQWAMAAATQYRVDPSTSSSTDEENQCTFRFVASPRWLTDFLTNYREREIFYNVNQLCFPSNLHNIKCICQKTSSFIKCSWCATCLCFKCFYIDFHPQHCAEMSAFYNCGDYMATYVIA; this is encoded by the coding sequence atgcTGAGAAAATGTACAATCATGGAGGACGTTGAATATTTTTTGCCCGACTCGCAACCAAgtacagaagaagaagaatcggAGAAACCTTCATTATCCACAAGTGATGAAGAATACATGCAACCTGCAAAAATCTCCACTTTTGATAGAGTATCGTttgatacaaaattaaaaattgttatgaCTGCCAGGGAACATCCAAAGTGGAGTTTCAAAACATTACAACAACGCTTTAAACAGGATTTGCGACATAATAGTGATGTAGTGCGATTTAGGAACGAAATTTTATCAGGTGGTAcattttttgacaaaattgAGACTGTTAAAAAGAATGTGTACGATCGATTTGTTGAAGCACGAGATTcgaaacaattaattacaagACGGCAATTGCAACAGTGGGCTATGGCTGCTGCTACCCAATATCGAGTTGATCCGAGTACATCAAGCAGTACAGACGAAGAAAATCAATGCACTTTTCGATTTGTTGCATCTCCCAGATGGTTAACCGATTTTTTAACTAATTACAGagaacgtgaaatattttataacgtaaATCAATTATGTTTTCCTTCAAATTTACACaacataaaatgtatttgtcAAAAAACTAGTTCCTTTATAAAATGTTCATGGTGTGCGACCTGTTTgtgttttaaatgtttttatattgattttcaTCCACAACATTGTGCAGAAATGTCCGCATTTTATAATTGTGGCGATTATATGGCCACATACGTCATCGCCTAG